The following is a genomic window from Anopheles aquasalis chromosome 3, idAnoAquaMG_Q_19, whole genome shotgun sequence.
CCAGACCTGCGCTGCTGAACACTTTGCGTGACATGGTTAATGGCCCGCATACCAATTCCCCGCTCGGGAAGGGACAGAAAGAGTTCGAGGCCAAGCTGTTGGTAGGGGCGGAAACATGCCATCAGATAATGGGCAAAATCGCTACCTTGGCAGGCTCGCAGTCAATGAAGCAGATTCGGACTTTGCGCGAGTTAAAGGAGCTGTATCTGCATATGTCCTACCTGCTGACATACGGCGTAAGACGGTTTCAGGGACTGCAGCAACAATGCGTCGAGGatgtgcgctcgctcggtttcgAAAATGCTGCCGAATTTTTGCTTACGGATGTAGCAACCAACGCTAGCGTCCCGGAGGAGACGAACAAAAGTGGTGAAGCAGAAGGCAACcctgatggcgatgaagaaAATGACTGTGAAATCATCGAGCAGAACGCGACCGTCATTGAGGTAGAttcggatgacgatgagggATCCCAATCGGCGCAGTCAAATCAGGCGTCCAACAGCAGCTCAACTCAAGACGGTGTACAGTTGGCCGCAAGATTTGAAATTGTCAGTGGCGCCCCGGGAAACTTCGATGTTAGAGCGATCGCTTCTCCATTGCCCGGAGGTCAATCAGGGGGATCAAATACACCCAACACACAATCGAATGGTGCAAATAATAATGATCAGCAGCAAAATAGCGAAGGAAACGCACCTCGCGAAGGTGGAAAGGTAGCTGATCAGACTAACGCTAGCGAACCTGCAACCGCAACGAAGCAACCCGAATGCGAGAACAGTTCAGCATCAACGGAGCAGGCGGCGCCAAACGATTCCAATGAACTTGCGGAATTGGTTGAACTGAGTGAGGCGAACGATGGCGGCACTGATAGCCAGCGCACAAACGTTGGTCAGGAAGGCGAAGTTCAGCACGGTGTCAGCGATGGCGCAAATGGTAAGTTTGCTGTCAATAAATTCCGAGCCACATTAATTTGCTTACCCCTTTGCCTTAGTAGAGACGGCGAGGGCACCAACAGTGGAGGCAGTGGAGCAAGAAGCATCACCGTCCAAAGCCAACGAAAGTCTTTCGGGCAGCGAGCTGTTGGAGCAGCTAGTAGACAGTTTGATGGACCAAGGACTGCTAGATGTTCCCAAGATACTAACAGCTGACGCCGGAATAAGTGATGTATCGAAAGGCGCTGCGGAACTGGTTGAAATATCTCCCAATGAAGTGTCCGAATTGTTAAATAACCAGATGGTGGACACATCGGTAGAGAAGgagcaaaacaatcaaacgaaCCAACAGGACCTTGAGAAGAGGGATGAAACAAATGAGTCCGAAGAGATGGGCATGAAACAACTGGCAACGGACAACCGCAGTGCGAATAATGAAAGTAATTCGGTGCTAGAAAAGGAAGCAGTGGATTCATCAAAACCATTTgacgaagcagcagtagtggaGACAGATGAAACTCTGAAAGCTTGCCCAAGCGAGAATGTAGCTATTGGGAAGGATGCTTCTAAAGCCGAGGGAGAGGATCACCGTGTAGAATGCACAGCTGAAAATGAGGAGCAAAACATCAGCCTAGGGAAGGATATGGAGGATTCCTTAAAGGAAAGTGTTGGTATTACTGATGTAGATTTCGCAGAGCAAGAGCGACAGAAATTAAAAAGTGCTAATGAGGAAATTGCTCGTATGAAAggcgatggtgatgcgatATTAGACAAGCAAAACATTGCCGGAGAGAAGGACTCTGTGGATTCGGCGATGGCAGTTGATAGTTTTGCTGATGTAGAGATGCAAGATGACTCTAAAAaggataaagaagaagaagataagcATTTAGAAGGTACAACGGAAGAAATTGATATGAAGGACGATTCAAAGGTGAGGATTTTCGTCAATGATTCAAACATTGTCGAAGAAAAGACTCCAGGTGCCTCTTCACTACTAAGTGGTACTATCAGCAGTGTAGATTTGACACTGGCCCCATTAGAAGACGCTAGCAAAGATGTAGAGATGAAGGATCAATCAAATTCGCTCGAGAACAAAGAGGAGATAGCCAGTGATTCAAATCCGGCCAAGGGGAACAAATTAGAAGAAGCAGAATCTCACAAGCAGGTCGATAATGATACGACCAACCAAGCACAACAAATGGATACCGCAATAGCACGACAGCTAGAGACTGAAAATTGTTCAGAGGAGCAAAGCACGGGAAAAGAAGAATCGTTTTCGGAGTCCAGAAGTTTCATAGAAATTCCGGAAACAGAAAGGCAAGACATTGCGAAAGAAAAAGTCGATAGTTTGTCTCAAAAGTACGTAGAAGATTTAAATGATAATAGCATGCCTGTTGGCAGCTCTATTGCCCCATCTCTTGAACATTCTACAACATTAGAAGCTGACAAAATGGTAACATGCGATACTTCCACTAAAGAAGATGACTTGGGCCTGTCGGAGGCAAAAACTACGAAAACTGACGATAATGTAGAAACCTCTTCGATGGGATCGTCGGAAGGTTTTCGCAGTCCAGAAACGATTTTATCCGATTCGTTTCCGTTCGATGACCCATGCACTCGTATACGGGGCGAGAATTCCACACAGAAAGAGACGAATGTTAATGAAGGAGCATCTATCTCCGCTGGCGGTGAAGCCTCTCAAGATACCGATACCGTTGTAGAGGCATCAGCGGCAATAGATGAACAGAATATTGCGAATGAAGACTTGATTTCATTAGAGTCTATTTCGAATGATGCATGGGAAGATTCGGAACAAGATGGGACTCAAGATGGAGTGGACGCCACTTTCTGATGTAGGCGATACAATCCCTTAGAAGAGCTTAGAAAATAGTTGAACTTTAATGAGGATATGCAAGTAGCACGTAGCGTTTCTGTGAATCGGCCATCTGTATCTGTAACGGATACCTAGATGTAAGCTAATGAACTTTATGAGTGAATGTTATGGCAGTGTAAATATGCtataaaatgatgatgatacaacgatcattaaattaaatgaaatgtcTAATAAACGCTATGCGAAACATCAACTgtatgatccttttttggtgTTAATGATTTCAGGATTCTGGCGGGTGTTAAACATCTTGATTGTAGTATGCTGCGCGTTAGCTCCTTACCATTCACAGTGTTGCCGCCGGTCGAGTATTCATTGGCTAGTGCAATTGAATCGAGCAGGAATTACGACTTGGCGGACGACGGCGCGAGGAATCTTTTGTGGCAGGCCAAGAGTGCTTGTCGGTTGTAGCGCCGGATAAGTAAGTACGTAAGTAATGCAATTGAATTCTTGCTTTAATCTAACCATAGGCTGTCTGGAGGATGGTAAGTATGCGTAAAGGGAAAACCCTCTTCGGGCCAGTTTCTGTGTTTTTAGTAGCCGATCGAGTATATCCGTTCACATTGGTTATCAACTATTTATTTACCGATAACAATTCCGCAACTAAagcaacacacactcacaccagAACACGACGTTGCTGGCGGTTTGTTTGATAATTTCTTCGGTCTTTTGCTCACATCCGCACGTGCACGTTCCGGTGCCCATAAACTAtattcctcgtcgtcctctaGAGCCCAGCCACTGCTCCGAAATGCTCCGAAACACACCTCCGTCCCCCCGCAACTACataacaaataacaacaaaaaaaaaacaaaagagtcatcaaccatcagcagTCTAGACGTTCGTTTCCCCTTTCGCCTTGGCCGCGGCACCGTTCGCGTCGGCCGGCTTCAACGACGGTATGTACTGGCCGAGCCAGCCGAGCACAATCTCCCGGTAGCGGTACAGCACGATGCTCAGGATGGTGACGGCAaacagcacaccagccagAATCTCGTAATCATTCTCCAGCCGGTGGTAGTGCTGCTCGATGCCGATCAGGGCACCAAAGAAGCGACCGAAGCCAAAGTGAGCTATCACAGGCAGTGCTTGGGCGAGGGCGGTCACCTTGCGGGGCAGCAGATCGCGGAAGTGCAACACCAGCGTGATCCAGGTCAGTCCGAGCGTCGTCGGTAGTAACAAATCCTCCACCACGTCCCACAGCGCGTAGTCCAGTATGGCGAGCAGGATGAAGCGTACCACCAGCGACAAGAAGGCGGCCACCAGGATCTTGCACGTACCGAACGCCTCGATGATGCGCCGCGAGTACACGAGCACCGGGATGGCCAACAGGTCGCCGGCGAGCAGAATCGTGCGGACGAAGGTATGGAACAGATCGGAGGATCGCTTCGAACCCGTCGCCACCTCACCATCCGTATCGTCCCCATCGTTGCCATTCGGTACACCCAGCATATGGGActcatcgatcgaatcgatcacgCTCCACATCGACCCGAGACCGATCGCCACCAGGAAGGGCAACCAGCAGCGCTGGAAGTACTTGCGGACAGCGGGCACGGAGAGGAACTTCTGGGGCGTCGTCCGGAACTGCCACCACTCTTCGACCGGCGACAGGTCCATCTTCAGCGGGCTGAGCAGAATGACGGCGGCGGTCGTGTAGAGAATGACGAACAGCATGTACGCCTGCTCGTAGTCATCGTTGAAGAAGATAATCCAACCGACGGCACCCCAAACCAGCTGACGGCCAAAGTCGGCCACTCCGGTCGATGGATCACGTGTGGCTATCACGATGGCCGTGTTGAGCAGCGTCAGGGCACCGAGCAGGAAGAAGTCCAACAGTGAGCGGATCGATAGGTAGTAGTAGAACGTAGTatcaccctcatcatcatctccgtcATTGTCTTCATCCTGCAGATAGGAaggagtatttttttttttactggttCTAACTGTACTCACCATTGCTCCGTACTCACCCCATCGCAGGTCGTTCCGTGCAGGATGCTGTCACTGTCCTCATAAGGATCGACGATGTCACATTGCACCACAGCCTTGCAGCCAACGGGCTGTGCCTTTATCCAGGCCTTATCGAGCGGACATCTGAAGCCATCTGTAATAGGATCATCATCGtaagcaacggcagcaatcGGCAGGCTGAAATCGGCCAGAAACTAACCGATCTCCTCTTACCTAACGGATAGCTACACTCGTCACCCTCGTCGCGTTCACTGTGCTCATCGAAAGTGGCCTTCAGCGCGATGCTACCCTGGGTGTAGGTATGGCacacctcgtcctcctcatcaGCATCCGCACACACGATCGCCGTCGGTACGATCACCGTCTCCTGGTTGTCCGCTatgccatcattatcatcatcctcatcatccgcgTCCGGGATTccgtcattatcatcatcactgtcCTGATCGTCCGGGATACCATCGTTATCGTCGTCCGGATCCTCATCGTTGGAGATGCCGTCCCCATCGAGATCGTTCTTGCTACGCTGACCCTTATCGTGCACATCCGGGATACCGTCATTGTCATCGTCCACATCTTCCGCGTCCGGTATGccatcgttatcatcatcgtcatcctccgTGTCCGGAatgccatcattatcatcatcaggatCCTCATCATCCGGTATACCGTCACCATCGAGATCGTGCGTCACGGGTTTGCCCTCGAGCGAATCCGGGATACCGTCATTATCGTCATCATTGTCCTTATCATCCGGGATACCATcgttatcatcgtcatcgtcctccgcATCCGGAATGccatcattgtcatcatccAGATCCTGATCATTCGGAATTCCATCGCCATCCAAATCATTTAGCTTCGCTTTGCCCTCGAGCGAATCCGGAATaccatcattatcgtcatcgACGTCCTTCTCGTCCGGTATGCCATCATTGTCATCGTCCGTATCTTCCGCATCCGGAATTccgtcattatcatcatcatcatccagctcgTTCGGGATACCGTCACCGTCGAGGTCATTGGTGCGTGCCTTGCCCTCGAGCGAATCCGGGATAccatcgttgtcatcgtcatcgtcctccgcATCCGGAATaccatcattgtcatcatcagGATCCTCTTCATTCGGGATACCGTCGCCATCGAGATCGTTCGTTCTCGCGGAGCCCTCGAGCGAATCCGGAataccatcattatcatcatcgacatcctTCTCGTCCGGTATGCCATCATTGTCATCGTCCGTATCTTCCGCATCCGGAATTccgtcattatcatcatcatcatccagctcgTTCGGGATACCGTCGCCATCGAGGTCATTGGTGCGTGCCTTGCCCTCGAGCGAATCTGGGATACCATCGTTATCATCGTCCACGTCCTGATCGTCCGGAATGCCATCATTGTCATCGTCCAGATCCTCCGAATCCGGCACACCGTCATTATCGTCGTCCGGATCGAGCTCATTCGGGATACCGTCACCGTCGAGGTCATTGCTCGAGTCCGGATCGTTAGAATCCGGAATAccgtcattgtcgtcgtccgTATCCAGATTATCCGGTATGCCGTCACCGTCCGTGTCACGCTCGATCGAACCGTGACCACTGCCCAGATCTAGCACCGTtcctccatcgccatcatcaccctgGCCATCTTCTTGTGCCTGCAACGCGGCCACCAGCTGGGCCGATTTGGCTTGACGTGCGTAGCAGGTGCTATCGAACTGAGAATCCTGCTGGCAACTATACGTACAGTTTTCCAGCTTTAGCGATCCACTCTAGAATGACAACGGGGCATTAAGGTACCATGCATCTGTATCGACGGCGAATTACGCGAATCCTTACCTTGTCGGCGGCCCAATCATGGCACACGCCACTATCGGAACACTTTTCCTGCACAATGAACGCTCCCTTCCGGTTGCACAGGAAGCTGGCCTGCGGTTCGCACACCTCCGGCGGTGGCGTACGGCTGACGGCGAACATGAGCAACACATACAGAACCATCGAGGCGATGATCGTGATGGCGGTCAAAATGCGCAACCGTTTGCCATACGCGAAGGCATTGCCCGTGGCCCATTTGTCTGCCAGCAGCGCAAATACGAACGGACCGAGCAGGGCAGCCAGTGGGATGAACGCCGAGATGGAGTAGATCTCAGTGTAGGCGAAACCCTTCTGGGTCATGTTGGTCTGGAGGAAGGGGTAGATGCATCCCAGACCTGCAGCGAGCAGAGGAAGCTTTTATCAAGACGCTGGCTAGAGGGTAACAGGGCAGTTGAACCTCCATAAAATACGATACTTACCTCCATAGAACAGGAAGAGTACACATTTTAGCGAGAGGCAGTGTTTGGCCTCAAACAGTGGTTTCTCCTCCATGGTCGGCCACAAGGACCTCACGCGTCCGCTGCGACTTTGCACCTTCTTTTGGGGCTCGCTTTTACTCTCTTACTGACACTGATGCCCTCCCCTCTAAgaaatgaaggttttttaaTGAAGGAAGATCACGAACAACCGAAGGAAATTTTAAtgcatcctctctctctccccctgttttttgtattattctAACTCGATTCTATATTGTAGGGCTCTGAGGTAATTAAGCCTTTCAAGAAATTTGTCGAAAAGTGCGTAGCTAATGTTATACAGGACCTCAACTATGCTTTTGTGATTTGGACCTTGCTGAACATCTGCAAAATACCCTTTGGTTCACGTTCGAGTGGGTGGATTCTCCGAAGCACACTAGGCCCTTCAGCTGACACAGGAGGAGACACAGCGGAGAAGCAGATAGAATCCGACAACCTAGCCCACTAAATTCTTCTTACATCTCTTGGatgaacaaaaaaggacaacatGATACACTCAGATAAAGCTGACAAACTGGAGCAAGAAGGCGCTCTATACAGCGAGTCTTCTTGAGGAGACTGAAAAGAACAGTAACCAAGAAGTCAGTATGTAGGTCGAATGAAATACCCGTTGAAATTTTAATACCTTTGCCCCCGTGCACCCCTCCCCAGGATAGCCCGTCAACGTGTGTTTCGCGCAATTAATTTCACGAAAGCACCAAGCTGGTGCAGAAATCTGGCCCACTCCTAGTCCCTCTAATGGCATGATAAATGATAGCACAGCAAACTGTACCATAGCAGCCCATTCGCTGCACATTATCACATCGCCCGAAccaacggttggttggtttccaCTTACGACGGCAACGGTGGAACAGGGGGCGCGCACCACGAGACGGCCAGACATATATTAATTTCGGCGTGCGAGGTGGTCACCGTGATGCAACACAACCTCCACTTTATGATCCCCATCCGGTGCGCGTCAAAGGCAACCAACACTTTTCTCGTGCCAATCCGGGGTTGGTTGTGTGAATTCGCGCGGATTGCTACCTCCCCCCCGCCATGGGGTTCGGGTTATGATCATCAATTTGCATCATCCTCAAATACGGCACGGGCAGTGCACAGGATCTGGCACCCGGCGGTTGGAAAGCAATTGCCGGCCGAGGAAGGATGGGTTTCTGGGAGGACGGACAAACACGGCCGTCGTCGAGCTGTCCAAAGACATATGTCGGTTGAATAGTCCGCCCCAGGGTTGGAGCAGTTGGAACGGCCTGTCCAACCGTTGCCAATGGAATTTGCAAATGAATCAAATCAGCGCATCAGCCGCGAGTCGGCTCGGCCCGTGTTGCGGCGCTGCCTGCCTGTTGTGGGTGGATTACGTGCACCGGACCAACAGAGACACCAATCCCCGCCTAGAGTAGCGTGACGGCGGAAAATGTAATGTGGAATATATATATTACTCCTCCGCTCCCTACCCTCCCATCATACCCAAGGGGTCCTAATGCAAAAGCCTCCTGCTGCCGGTTGTCTGGTCtaaatttatcaattttctACACTTTAGCAATCATCTTTTTGCGGGCGAATGGGTGTCAAGATTCACTCAAGAAAAAGGAGAATctagagaaggagaagatgttACtcaaagaagataaaaaaagggagaaaaaccAAGCGGACATgcaccaaaccaccattcAAGTGTCAACCGGACGGAGACACCACATTCAACGCCATTTGCCACGACGCGTATCCTTGCCGCCAGTCCTGCGCGATCGTCAAACGGTTCGTTTTGGATCGTAAGTGTTTCAACAGAtcacagccgcagcagcaaagcagcaaacaacacaaaatacTCGATTATACATTGGTGTCTATTCACACGAAACAACGTGGGTGACTCGTACGGTTCAGCTATCCCGCGACAACCCCGCGGCAACCCACGGCCGTCCGGACAGTAAGGAAGAGCGAAACAAGGACCGAGAATGAGATGAGGTTCCCTGGTTTTCGCCTTTTGGTGCGGCTTGAtttgctgctagtgctgctggctACGTCGGTCTTGGGTCTCGtttcgatttttaattttatcgcACACACCGCCACTGTCTGCCACAACACTGTGCGCAAACCAGTGCGCACATGCGGTCGATGGCTGAGGGGCACATCCCGGCACCTCAACCGCTCATCGGTTTCACAtcggttttgcattttccgatCGCCGCGTTTACGTAAAAGCCACCGCTCAGCCCGTTGGTGCACTACCCTACGAAGATACTAAGAATGGCGGAATGTGTCCCGTGGCACATGAGATGAATGTGTTTATCGTCGCTCGTCGTTGCTGCCACACAACAGGACAACATTGCATCGCCTAGATGCAATTGCATCTCAATTACACTGCAAGGTTGCAACGATCATCGCCTATCGTCTGCGCCGGAACACTACCCCGCGCTGTCTACTACCTTCCGGCCCGAGCCTTTGACAGGTGTCACTGTTGGGGTGGGGCGGGAGCGAGAGGTTGCTTAGTGAGTTGGTTGACAACCACGTACCAGGATGAGCGCGCGCTGGTACGTTTTCATTCACGCGAATATCCGTTTGGCGACGTCGTGCacctcttcactctctctctctttctctcctactctctctctcactctctctttctccttctctctctctctctctcttttcaggCAAAAGTGGAAGTAAAAATAACTCGCAGGCAGCACAGGGTTTCACGTTCTCGGTCAGCACACCGCACTGGCACCGCTTTCTATCTTCTGCCTATCAGGCGGTTAGCGCACCGTTTCGAAGGTCCCCTTCGGACCGATATGGCCGAAAAAGGATGCTTCACAATGGACCGCAACACTAGGACAACGAGCTACGGTAAGTTTGTAGCCGAATTCAGTGAACTTTCACACTAaccgttccgtttctttccgtttccggtgtACGCTCGCACTGCTCACTCCCAAAGGGGGTTTGGAAGTCAAACACTTTGCCGAGAAACTGAGAGAACCGCGGACGCAATAGACCGAGCAGAAGGTTCCGAACGGACTAAACCGCGTTACGCGATCGGTACGTCAGAACTATTCTCGGCTGGGCCGGGCCAGCCCGAATTAGCACTCACGCGGCCGACCACCAGTCTGATGGTGTGTGCTTAGAGGTGTACGGACACctcgtcaccgccaccgacatCAAAGCAGAAAGCGGAGATCATCCCTTTTTAtcatacagagagagagaacgcgagagagagagagagagtcccaGCGATTGTaaaggatcgcgatcgcgaacagtGCGCCACGGCGCACTCATGGCCACATGGTCGACCGAATGGAGACGCCACTCACGCCGTGCCGACCGGATTGTTATTATTTTGCGTTTCTTGGAGTTCCCATTACTCAATGTCATCACCACGCACACTCTACGGAGCGGCCACGGAACACTGCAGGGGGGAATTGGTTTGAAAAATAGGTCTAATCATAACAACATACCGGTCGGGCCGCTGGATGGATCCTGCGCTGCCACAGACAGCGCTTCTCAAGTGGCAGGATAAGCAGCGCACTCACCTAATCGTTCTGCGCCCGGTCTCACCGGGTTTAAACGGCGATGATTAAGCGggcgtttatttttattagaCCTAACCGAACCCGGCCCCATCTagtttggttcggttccgaTTGATGGTTCGTccgctccctccccccttcccttccggtCGTACTCCGTCCGATTAGCAGCCGCCGTTCCGTCTGTCATGCGCTAACGAGACAGCGGCTCGTGGCATCAATCAACGTACCACCGGCGGAGCAtaaacggtgccggtgctggaatgctggaaaaCGATGTTGTTTCGGGATTGACCTACTCCGACACTCCTTAGCATTGCAGatcggaacaaaaaaaaaaaaaaagacagacaAACAAGCGGCAACTAGTTGGCAATTTCGTTTAAATATTGCTTAGATTTATTTACAAATATAATGCTCTGAGTGTTACTAGTTAACAGTTAGTAGctgcgagagaagaagaagtagagaAGTAGAATCACACATCATGCGTCGCCGATTGTGATACTCGCTTTTTGATGAGATTCTGAAGACACTtccgagggggaggggggaacaTCCATTCCAATTCCGACGTTTAAGGCAATCGTGCACAGCTTTTCGGGcgacctttttcttttcactacTTGCGggtaatttgttttgttttcctttgtctcttctctctctctctctctctctctctctctctctctctctctctctatgggTATTTGTAATAGGTCGGTATACTAGTCGTGATTCGTAGTTCGCTCCTAGGCGAAATAGTTCGATTAAGGCGGATCCTGATTGTAGTCTGATTGGGTAAGCTGATTAAGAGCTATCCGAGGCGTTATCCATTTGTTTAACGGTTTGTAACATGTAAGGCTGCCACTGCATAGCGCAGTGGTTTCGAATGATCACGTAACGATCGCGCGTATTTTAACTGGTTTGAGATTGAGTAATTGGTTTTCTGAACCTCACTTCCTATCTTCTCCGTTCTTTTTCTGCGTATCGCCGATCGTAAACGGAAATTGGCAGCATAATCCATGGAATTATGTTGTGGATGTGACTGTGAAGATGCGCATGCGGCCAAGAACGGATAAGCGTATTCGAGATTTCTTTCTTACTCCCAAAAGTTCTTCCTTCGTCGTTTCGGCACTCGGCCATTTGTTGCCGTTTCGCGATCGCTGAATCGCCCGTAATCCTATCGTTGTACGAAGTAATTaaaacgaacagaaaaaaaagtataacgGAAATGTTTACCTTAACATAGAGCCAACGAACACGCGCGTGTGGTGTAGGACAAATTAAGGATCTCAGAATAGGAAAAAGGACGTTCAGACGttcgggaaaaagggggatttttgctgttgtttctaactgagttgttttgttttcgaatttACACTACACTAAACTATAAAAAGCGAATTTGTTCCGAGGCGCCCCCATCTTTTTTCGATCGTCAATCACCTACCCTATCCGCGTTCAATAAATAGGCTAGATCGCAGTGTCGCGCAGGTCCCAAAACACACTCTGGGGACACTGTGGAGTAGAATTTCCCGCAGTTCATTgcagtttgcttcttttttttttggtaccaAAAGATCGATACAGATCAACTGTGCTAGACGGGCGTGGGTAGTATGGAGGGAGACGGGACTAGGGGTGGTAGAGAACGCAGAAAGCAAGGAACCTAGTAGCGGAAGTGTCCCTTGCGGCCACGGTAGTTGTGGTAGATCCGCAGCGGTTGATAGCTTCCGTTCTTCTgcgtcggctgctgctgtccattcGTTGGCGCACTCGCACCCCCATCCGGTGCGGTGATGTTGAGGGCCGATGCCGAAGGTTCATGGTTGAGCCGGGCGGCACAGCGCGGTGCCAGCACCAGGTGGTACAGCAGGAAGTACACGACGGACACGACACAGGCCGTAATGGCAAGCACCTGGAAGGTGATGATCAGATGATCGATCTGCGTCCACATTCCGATCAGTGCACCGATGAAGCGACCGAGACAGAAGTGGAAGATCACGGGCAGCGCCTGCCCGGTAGTGATGAGTCGACGTGGGATAATGTGCCGCATGTAGAACACGATCGTCAACCAGGTGAGTCCGAGTGTGACCGGATAGAGGAAGTCGATGATCACGCGCCACCAAGCCACGTCACAGGAAGCGAGCAAAGCGAAGCGCAGGATAAACGTAGTGAACGCGGTGATCAGAATGTTCGAGTGGCCACAGAAATCCACAATCTTCTCGGCGTACCAAAGGACCGGTATGGTGGACAAGGCACCGAGCACGACGAACGCACTCCACACCTGCCCATAGTAATCTTCGGCCACCGGATGGATGTCGTACGTCTTTACCAGCACACCCTCGTAGTTGTCGAGCGCGGCCCAGAACGTACCAAGGAGGAGTGTCACCAGACAGAGACCGGCCGATTCGGGCCCGTACCGACGGATAGCGGACATTGGGATCGCCACCATGCCACACTTGGTGTGCCACCACATCTCCGGCGGTGTCAACGGCATACCGGCAGAGACGAGCAGCACGAGAGCGGCCAGCAACGCTAGCACCACGAATCCATAGTACGTCTCCAGGAACCAGGCCAGGGCAAAGTACGAGATCGCCCATCCGATCGCACCCCACACGATCTGCCGTCCAAAGTCACCGCGTCCGCTCGAGGTTTCCCGTGTCGCGATGATGGTCGCCGCGTTCAACAGTACGATCACGGCCAGCAGGAAAGCGTCACCGAATGAGCGAAGCGCCAGGTAGGACCAGAACGTCAGCTCCGGATCACCGACGATCTACAAGAGGAAGGAAACATTGGAAGCTCGTTAGTATGAACACTCTCAAATCCAGGTGATCACAGAATTCAGGTCACTTACCCTCATGCAGACACTCTCCGCCAGCACACTGTTCGCGTCATCGTACGGATCGCTAA
Proteins encoded in this region:
- the LOC126576606 gene encoding putative mediator of RNA polymerase II transcription subunit 26 isoform X2; this translates as MYEEHYDEDGFKLSFDEDVSKADKRCFMRTFPNVSRIAERKVHCTSCHTHIGTAPIAEAVIRKHPVLGVTQCSDCHDFYNSGEFSKGEDGSELYCRWCGQGGEVYCCSNCPFVFCKSCIIKNLSRVCVQDIASNDNWSCFRCAPNILSHLRAQHWALCNFIQKQKKEIKKKNYNTQTIMAMMKEDKTTCCFMKGRRKQRITTIPEGSDSGKDSPKPSTSKAAAASTVDKEDSVPLAALVKLKDFRNVKVVPAHLLLSQPQVILNSVLARKEKTPKQQKSKSPAERKKPLAANQLEGIRTYSRKPIKEEYRAGKRQLESQEVSETVQAEQPPSAKKAKHSNDEVVCTPDIMGILSPVVEITPITPIIRKAQEQEKVHSSGPGTSSSATAAQSIDAVPSTPSNRAKTQPTTTPGLVANIRTMHDKLQQYLGVKDSPATPKPSKLPLPIQVPPSANRTPQAPVYHIINGYRVDLHMASQQSTYRLPDGKLIQVRKQKTSQPEPVPNSNESDETQSHNQAWPSARDSANGMNCSYTVTSLPSAWNKDGETSEISKGKRMFSVHQTLPKGHPQLTKNSVHRPQPHILVTNQRMPVKQLRFQQLPTQQLQQQQQQQQQQQQQQQQQQQQQQQQQQQQQLQPPPLRPQQPLRQAQQQPSPVQLQELQRPVLQFAPRELQQPALQHQEMQQQQRARQAKLPRQQPPLRPLLPARTLVPQLQPFQQPQLQQQPLQPQIVLQSPFQQQVTLQQQQPQQQQQPQQQQQQQQQPQQQQQQHQLQQLQIQNSNTPSPQQILRFPPYLEISTFRPPFPAEQQNLQNRPFQSSIVTQQPMQPQPFRQPQPQYQSQLVVTAVRPPAQQQRKRGRASSNNQVPATTNSAGAAATSNNVAHTARPALLNTLRDMVNGPHTNSPLGKGQKEFEAKLLVGAETCHQIMGKIATLAGSQSMKQIRTLRELKELYLHMSYLLTYGVRRFQGLQQQCVEDVRSLGFENAAEFLLTDVATNASVPEETNKSGEAEGNPDGDEENDCEIIEQNATVIEVDSDDDEGSQSAQSNQASNSSSTQDGVQLAARFEIVSGAPGNFDVRAIASPLPGGQSGGSNTPNTQSNGANNNDQQQNSEGNAPREGGKVADQTNASEPATATKQPECENSSASTEQAAPNDSNELAELVELSEANDGGTDSQRTNVGQEGEVQHGVSDGANETARAPTVEAVEQEASPSKANESLSGSELLEQLVDSLMDQGLLDVPKILTADAGISDVSKGAAELVEISPNEVSELLNNQMVDTSVEKEQNNQTNQQDLEKRDETNESEEMGMKQLATDNRSANNESNSVLEKEAVDSSKPFDEAAVVETDETLKACPSENVAIGKDASKAEGEDHRVECTAENEEQNISLGKDMEDSLKESVGITDVDFAEQERQKLKSANEEIARMKGDGDAILDKQNIAGEKDSVDSAMAVDSFADVEMQDDSKKDKEEEDKHLEGTTEEIDMKDDSKVRIFVNDSNIVEEKTPGASSLLSGTISSVDLTLAPLEDASKDVEMKDQSNSLENKEEIASDSNPAKGNKLEEAESHKQVDNDTTNQAQQMDTAIARQLETENCSEEQSTGKEESFSESRSFIEIPETERQDIAKEKVDSLSQKYVEDLNDNSMPVGSSIAPSLEHSTTLEADKMVTCDTSTKEDDLGLSEAKTTKTDDNVETSSMGSSEGFRSPETILSDSFPFDDPCTRIRGENSTQKETNVNEGASISAGGEASQDTDTVVEASAAIDEQNIANEDLISLESISNDAWEDSEQDGTQDGVDATF